A region from the Paenibacillus humicola genome encodes:
- a CDS encoding ureidoglycolate lyase → MQHQVEIEELTPKAFAPYGKVIDLPGGAPSKTGDGWDCWSYIQMLDVDVPIGFGLVVTRRREPVVDAMERHVSREELLLTFDREIIQPVARCADIDDPDERPDPATVKCFKIKPGQAIVIDRGVWHSPAYAAADDARYLFGIEKKPDKFGDEMVDPWVKFQNDDTIRFG, encoded by the coding sequence ATGCAGCATCAAGTGGAAATCGAGGAGTTGACGCCGAAGGCGTTCGCTCCTTACGGTAAAGTGATCGATTTGCCCGGAGGCGCTCCTTCCAAGACCGGAGACGGCTGGGATTGCTGGAGCTATATCCAAATGCTCGACGTGGACGTGCCGATCGGCTTCGGCCTGGTCGTCACCCGGCGGCGGGAGCCGGTCGTGGATGCGATGGAACGGCACGTTAGCCGCGAAGAGCTGCTGCTCACCTTCGATCGTGAGATCATTCAGCCGGTCGCCCGGTGCGCGGACATCGACGACCCGGACGAGAGACCGGATCCCGCCACGGTGAAGTGCTTCAAGATCAAGCCCGGACAAGCGATCGTGATCGACCGGGGAGTCTGGCACAGTCCGGCGTATGCGGCTGCAGACGACGCACGATATCTGTTCGGCATCGAGAAGAAGCCTGATAAATTTGGCGACGAGATGGTCGATCCGTGGGTGAAATTCCAAAATGACGATACGATTCGATTCGGTTAG
- a CDS encoding glutamine amidotransferase, whose protein sequence is MKILFVGESWVIHMIHTKGYDSFTSTKYEEGATYLLSCLRENGIEFTYLPAHEVQVRFPQSLEELQAYDAIVLSDVGANTFLLQNATFYQMQVVPNALELIKQFVADGGGLLMVGGYLSFMGIEGKANYKNTVLAEVLPVVMTDGDDRAEMPNGFAPITAASHPLVDGLGAWPKLLGYNRLTAKPGAEKLLENGDDAILTVGRFGAGKTAAFASDCSPHWGSLEFMNWEHYSAFWSNLIRYLK, encoded by the coding sequence ATGAAAATATTGTTTGTTGGTGAATCCTGGGTTATCCATATGATTCATACGAAGGGCTACGACAGCTTCACCTCGACCAAGTATGAGGAAGGCGCGACGTATTTGTTGTCCTGTCTTCGGGAGAACGGAATAGAATTCACCTACCTGCCGGCACATGAAGTACAGGTGCGCTTCCCTCAGTCACTCGAGGAGCTTCAAGCTTACGATGCCATCGTGCTCAGCGACGTCGGCGCGAATACATTCCTCCTGCAGAATGCGACCTTCTATCAGATGCAGGTCGTTCCGAATGCGTTGGAGCTAATTAAACAGTTCGTGGCGGATGGCGGAGGCCTGCTTATGGTCGGCGGCTACCTGTCATTCATGGGCATCGAGGGCAAAGCCAATTACAAGAACACGGTGCTTGCCGAGGTGCTTCCGGTAGTGATGACTGACGGGGACGATCGTGCGGAGATGCCGAACGGTTTTGCGCCAATCACGGCCGCGTCCCATCCGCTGGTGGATGGCTTGGGAGCATGGCCGAAGCTGCTCGGATACAATCGGTTGACCGCTAAGCCCGGCGCGGAGAAGCTGCTCGAGAACGGAGACGACGCAATCTTGACCGTCGGCCGCTTCGGAGCGGGCAAGACGGCGGCTTTCGCCAGCGACTGCTCGCCGCACTGGGGCTCGCTGGAGTTCATGAACTGGGAGCATTACTCGGCGTTTTGGTCCAATCTTATTCGGTATTTGAAGTAA
- a CDS encoding sugar ABC transporter permease translates to MPSDTSWLGSESFVNYMLASIGFWRFMGFNMVIYLTALQSIPSDLYEAASIDGANGWQKFIFITLPNIYKIIELNLFLTVSGALEVFDLPFILTNGGPAGASDTFVLKIVSTAFQFSNYGMASDMSVVLLLSVVIVLGIQRLLLSKGGK, encoded by the coding sequence TTGCCTTCGGATACAAGCTGGCTCGGCAGCGAAAGCTTCGTCAACTACATGCTGGCGTCGATCGGGTTCTGGCGGTTTATGGGCTTTAATATGGTCATCTATCTCACCGCTCTGCAGTCGATCCCGTCCGACCTTTACGAAGCGGCTTCGATCGACGGGGCGAACGGTTGGCAGAAATTTATATTTATCACACTGCCGAACATTTACAAAATTATCGAACTGAATTTGTTCCTGACGGTTTCCGGGGCGCTTGAAGTGTTTGACCTTCCGTTCATCCTGACGAACGGCGGACCGGCGGGAGCCAGCGATACTTTCGTGCTGAAAATCGTCTCGACCGCATTTCAGTTCAGCAATTACGGCATGGCGTCGGATATGAGCGTGGTGCTGCTGCTCTCCGTCGTCATCGTGCTCGGGATTCAGCGTCTTCTGCTCAGCAAAGGAGGGAAATAA
- the rbsK gene encoding ribokinase, which produces MSKIVVVGSINMDIVNEVVRFPEPGETIHGRGTSYQPGGKGANQAVASSLAGGETVMAGAFGDDAFGGVLRSSLREHGVDTTHMITKQGSSGLAFITVSDSGENQIILSAGSNGELTPGDISEAAFVGAAFVLLQNEIPPEVNLRVMKLCADHGIKVCYNPAPAATIPAEVFPLIDTLVVNETEAAVVSGIRVCTAEDAEAAANKLRQAGVANVIVTLGGNGVYALDAAGVSHRVPAFRVEAVDTTAAGDTFIGAYAAALAGGHEVAEALRFASAAAAISVTRQGAQSSIPQREEIERFLRERG; this is translated from the coding sequence ATGAGCAAAATTGTGGTCGTAGGAAGCATCAACATGGACATCGTAAACGAGGTCGTCAGGTTCCCGGAACCAGGGGAGACGATTCACGGACGCGGGACGTCCTATCAACCTGGCGGCAAAGGTGCCAACCAGGCCGTTGCATCCTCGCTCGCCGGCGGCGAAACCGTGATGGCAGGCGCGTTCGGCGACGACGCATTCGGCGGGGTTCTCCGTTCTTCCTTACGGGAACACGGTGTGGATACGACCCACATGATAACGAAGCAAGGATCTTCCGGGCTGGCCTTCATCACGGTGTCGGACAGCGGGGAGAACCAGATCATTCTGTCTGCGGGCAGCAACGGAGAACTAACGCCCGGCGACATCTCCGAAGCGGCCTTCGTAGGCGCGGCATTTGTACTACTGCAAAACGAGATCCCGCCGGAGGTCAATCTGCGCGTAATGAAGCTGTGCGCGGACCACGGAATCAAAGTTTGCTATAATCCTGCGCCCGCAGCGACTATTCCTGCGGAGGTTTTTCCGTTGATTGACACGCTGGTCGTTAACGAAACGGAGGCCGCGGTAGTGAGCGGTATCAGGGTCTGCACCGCGGAAGATGCGGAGGCCGCAGCGAACAAGCTGAGACAGGCCGGTGTCGCCAACGTCATCGTGACCTTGGGCGGCAATGGCGTCTATGCGCTCGATGCTGCAGGCGTCTCGCACCGGGTGCCCGCATTCCGCGTAGAGGCCGTGGATACGACCGCTGCAGGCGACACGTTTATCGGGGCTTACGCCGCAGCTTTGGCGGGCGGGCACGAGGTTGCGGAGGCGCTTCGCTTCGCATCGGCGGCTGCCGCGATCTCCGTAACGCGCCAGGGCGCGCAGAGCTCGATTCCGCAGCGGGAAGAGATCGAGCGCTTCCTGCGGGAGCGGGGATAA
- a CDS encoding ArgE/DapE family deacylase yields the protein MDQEQRIMQWIDGHREEILAFLQQLIRIPSVNPWFFDEPAPSKEKDLQEFLLRKLSGLGASTELWEPVAGDLKQYEGMAGYYPGRDFTGRPNLAATFEPEAKGKSLLLFGHIDVVMAGSKWTVDPFEGKIVDGKMYGRGTVDMKGGVAAMIMAIEAVIRSGFKPKGSVVVGTVVDEEAGGMGALDFIHHGYRTDACILTEPTSLTIAPLCRGILWGKIKVQGRSGHIEMPQADWKDGGAVDAIKKARYLLDKLDILNEDWAARKTHPYLSIPCQVHVAKLNAGEYPTSFANEAEIVFNAQYLPSERDEKLVGGKVKKELTDFLAAAAKEDPWLSEHPPEIVWLVDADCAETEASHPFVQTCVQSLKAIGEEGKIEGLGFHTDMGWPVNVGIPTINFGPGDPSLAHHSDEYTPVDEVIQAVKMIAKTIIDWCGVEEA from the coding sequence ATGGATCAGGAACAACGCATTATGCAATGGATCGACGGGCACCGGGAGGAGATTTTGGCATTTTTGCAACAGCTCATCCGTATTCCCAGCGTAAACCCGTGGTTCTTCGATGAACCGGCGCCTTCAAAAGAGAAGGATCTGCAGGAATTTCTGCTCCGGAAGCTGTCCGGGCTGGGGGCGAGCACCGAGCTCTGGGAACCGGTCGCCGGCGATTTAAAGCAATACGAAGGGATGGCCGGGTATTACCCGGGGAGAGACTTCACGGGCAGACCGAATCTGGCCGCGACCTTCGAGCCGGAAGCTAAAGGCAAGTCGCTGCTTCTGTTCGGCCACATCGATGTCGTCATGGCGGGGAGCAAGTGGACCGTCGATCCGTTCGAAGGCAAGATTGTGGACGGGAAAATGTACGGGCGCGGCACGGTTGACATGAAGGGCGGCGTCGCCGCCATGATCATGGCGATCGAAGCGGTTATCCGCAGCGGCTTCAAACCTAAAGGCTCCGTTGTCGTTGGGACGGTCGTCGACGAAGAAGCCGGCGGGATGGGTGCGCTGGACTTTATCCACCATGGCTACCGTACCGACGCATGCATCCTGACCGAGCCGACTTCTTTGACGATCGCACCACTGTGCAGAGGAATACTGTGGGGCAAGATTAAGGTTCAGGGACGCAGCGGACATATCGAGATGCCGCAGGCGGACTGGAAGGACGGCGGCGCAGTTGATGCGATCAAGAAGGCACGGTATCTGCTGGACAAACTGGACATACTCAATGAGGACTGGGCGGCGCGAAAGACGCATCCGTATCTGTCGATTCCATGCCAGGTGCATGTCGCGAAGCTCAACGCCGGCGAGTACCCTACTTCCTTCGCTAACGAGGCGGAGATCGTGTTCAACGCGCAGTACCTGCCGTCCGAACGCGACGAGAAGCTGGTCGGCGGCAAAGTGAAGAAGGAGCTGACGGACTTTCTAGCTGCAGCAGCGAAGGAGGACCCGTGGCTGAGCGAGCATCCGCCGGAGATCGTGTGGCTGGTCGATGCCGACTGCGCGGAGACCGAGGCCTCCCACCCTTTCGTTCAGACCTGCGTCCAGTCACTGAAGGCGATCGGCGAAGAAGGCAAGATTGAAGGTCTTGGCTTCCATACGGACATGGGCTGGCCCGTGAATGTCGGCATTCCGACCATAAACTTCGGTCCCGGTGATCCAAGCCTGGCTCATCACAGCGACGAATATACACCAGTGGATGAAGTGATTCAAGCGGTCAAGATGATCGCTAAGACAATCATCGACTGGTGCGGCGTGGAAGAGGCCTGA